The sequence GTGCTCTCCTTGGAAGAGTTCGTCACCTATCGCGCCCGCGATTTCGACCAAGCAGACGCCGATCACAACGGATCGCTGAGCTCCGACGAGGTTAGCGCCTACGGACCGCCCCCGGCGAAATAGCCGCCTTGCCTCCGCGGACAACCCGCCCGGCGCGCGGGGCAGGCTAACCCGCGCAGGCGAGGCGACGCACCGGCAGCCCTCGGCAGCCGGTGCAGGCCTGCGCCTTAGCGCGAGTAGAATTCGATAACGAGGTTGGGCTCCATCTGCACCGGATAGGGGACGTCGCCCAGCTTCGGCGTGCGCAAAAACGCCCCTTGCCGCTTGCCGGTATCGACGCCGAGGTAGTCCGGAACGTCGCGCTCGGGGCTCTGCATCGCCTCGAGAACGATCGCGAGGTCGCGTGATTTTTCCTTCACCTCGACGACATCGCCTTCCTTGACCAAGTAGGACGGAATGGTCACCCGGCGGCCGTTGACCTTGATATGCCCGTGGTTGATGAACTGGCGGGCGGCGAAGGGCGTCATCGCGAACTTCAGCCGGTATACCACCGAGTCGAGCCGCCGCTCGAGCAGGCCGATAAGATTTTCCGACGTATCGCCACGGCGGCGGATCGCCTCCTCGTAGTAGCGGTGGAACTGCTTTTCGCTGATATTGCCGTAATAGCCCTTGAGCTTCTGCTTCGCCATGAGCTGCAAGCCGTAGTCGGTCGGCTTCTTGCGGCGCTGACCGTGCTGGCCTGGGCCATATTCCTTCGCGGTGATCGGGCTTTTCGCCCGTCCCCACAGGTTGACGCCGAGACGGCGATTAATCTTGTATTTCGCTTCGATCCGTTTGGTCATGGTGCCGGTATCCACCGTTCATGTTGTTGTCCCGGTAGTCTCGCCGCCATCAAATCATCGGCGGCGAGCGTGGCGCGCGCCAAAACGCACGCCCGCGTTCCCGGAAGTGTAGGCGGCGGACTATAGCTCTGTTCGCTTCGCTGTCAACGCGGGATCATCCCCGGTTGTAGCGAACGCCAACATTCTTCGCCGCGCAGGTTGATGCGGAATCGTTCGCGCGCAGCGAAGGGGCTTGAGCGCCGCTGCGGTTGCTGCCATGTATTGGCGAGCGGTGAAATCGGCCGCACCTCACGCTGCATTGAACGCCGAAATGATCATCGATCCTTCCAAGCCCGCGGCCTCCGCCGCCGCACCGGCGGATGCCATCAAGGATGGCGACACCCGGAGCTTTACCGACGACGTAATCAAGGCGTCGATGACGGTGCCCGTGGTCGTGGATTTCTGGGCGCCGTGGTGTGGTCCCTGCAAGACGCTCACGCCGCTAATCGAAAAGCTGGTCAAGCAGGCCGGCGGCAAGGTTCGTCTGGTCAAGATCGACATCGACCGCAATCAGGATCTGGCGGCGCAGCTGCGCATTCAATCGGTGCCGACGGTCTACGCGTTCGTCGGCGGTCGGCCGGTGGACGCGTTCGTCGGCGCGCAGCCGGAAAGCAAGGTTCGGGCCTTCATCCAGCAGTTGACCCAGTCCGTGGATTCTCCCGCCGACGACGCGCTGCAAGCGGCGCAAGACGCACTTGCGGCGGGCGACAATGCCGCGGCGGTCGACTGGTTCGCCCAGGCGCTAAAGGGCGATCCGCGCCATCCGAAGGCACTCGCCGGGATGGTCCGTGCCCGTCTCGGCCTTGGCGATACCAAGGCAGCCCGTGCGGTCGTCAAAGGGCTTCCAAGCGACCTTCTCAAGGACCCCGAAATCGTCTCGGCGATCGCCGCGATCGAGCTTGTGGAAACCTCCCGACAGTCGGCTGGCGATGTCGCCGATTTGCGCCGGCGCGTCGAGGCTGCTCCCGATGACCGGCAACTGCGGTTCGATCTGGGGACCGCGCTGTTCGCCCGCGGACTTACCGAAGCGGCCATCGACGAGTTTTTGGAACTTGTGCGCGTTGATCGCACATGGAACGACGAAGCCGCCCGCAAGCAACTTCTGCGGATCTTCGACGCCATTGGCCTTGCCCATCCCTTCACCGTCTCGGCGCGCCGCCGCCTCTCGTCTGTTCTCTTCTCATGACCGATGTGACGTCAGACGATCTGTTGCGCCTGTTACCACAGACGCTTCCGATTTTTCCGCTCGAAGGCGTGCTGCTGCTCCCGCACGGGCAATTGCCCTTGCACGTCTTCGAGCCGCGCTATCGCAACATGATCGAAGTCGCGCTCGGAAACGAGCGGCTCGTCGGCATGATCCAGCCGCGCGGATCACAACCGCATCCGGTTCCCGATCATGCGGAGATCTTCGATGTCGGCTGCGCCGGGCGCATCATCTCGTTTACCGAAACCGACGATGGCCGCTTCCTGGTGACGCTGAAGGGGATATGCCGGTTCCACGTCACCCGGGAACTGCCGTTGCACCGAGGCTTTCGCCGGGTCGTTCCCGATTTTTCCGCTTTCCAGCGCGATCTGGAGCCCGCCGCCGACAACGGCGGAGATCGTGAGCGCTTGCTGGCCGCCGCCCATGCATTCCTCGAGCGTAAAAGTATCTCGTGCGATTGGAAAGCTGCAGAGTCCGCCTCGACGCATGCGCTCGTCACCTCTTTGGCGATGAGCTGCCCGTTCGAGCCGGGAGAAAAGCAGGCGCTGCTCGAATCCGACGACATCGAAGCCCGCTGCCAGCTTTTAATTTCCCTGTTCGAGATGTCGATGCTGGCGGACGATACGGCGCCCGTCCCGACCCGGCATTGATCCGCCCGCCTAACGGAGTTTGCCTGTGCCCACCGCCCATCGCCGTATTGACCCGAGGCTGCTCGAGATTCTCGTCTGCCCGATGACCAAGCACCCGCTGCGCTACGACGCGGATCGGCAGGAACTGGTGAGCGTGGCGGCCGGTCTTGCCTACCCGATCCGCGACGGCATTCCGATCATGCTGGTCGACGAAGCCCGCGCCATCGGTGACGGCGATGACGACGCGAGCATGCAGCCCCCACCGCATGCGGAGGTCGAAGACGATCTTTCGCAGCAATCAGGTGAGTCGCGATGAGCGAGACGTATGGCAGCCGGCACCAGCCGGTAGAGATTCGACTGAAGCGGGATGAACGTGTTCTCGAGCTGGACTTCGACGACGGTCGCTCGTTTCGGCTGCCGGCCGAGCTGCTTCGCGTCGAAAGCCCGTCCGCCGAGGTCCAGGGGCATCGCCCGTCGCAAAAAACGATCGTGGCCGGTCGGCGGAACGTCGGCATCACCGCGGTCGAGCCGGTGGGCACGTATGCCATCCGCATCCGCTTCGACGACGCGCATGACTCCGGCATCTACACCTGGGACTGGCTCTACCATCTGGGCGAGAACGAGCAGAGTCTCTGGCAGGCCTACATCGATAATCTTTCGGCACGAGGCCTCAGTCGGGAGCGTTAAGCCACCCGCATCCCGTGCTGGCCACCGGATCATCTGCCCCGGAGCACCGTAGACTCCCCAAAGGCAAACCGAAGCGGGGAAGACCGGCGTGTGGTAATCCCCGCGCCTCAGGCGCGCATGCGCGTCGGCAACTCACCGACAAGACCCATGGCATGGCGCATGAACAGGCGCTTGAGCGGCGGAGCCCGGTTGACCACGGCAAGCCCCAGATCCCGGGCCAAGCGAATTGGCGCGATGTCGTTCGAGAACAAGCGGTTGAGGCCATCGGTGGCCGCCAGCATCAATGTGTTGTCGAAGCGGCGCCACCGCTCGTAGCGTGCGAGGACAACTTGCGTCCCGAGGTCATGGCCTGCAGCGGACGCCTCGCCCAGAACATCGGCGAGCGCGGCGACGTCGCGAAAGCCCATGTTCAACCCCTGCCCCGCGATCGGATGCATCGCGTGAAGCGCATCGCCGACCAGGGCGAGGCGTTGCCCCGTCGCTCGCGCGGCATATTGGAGCGATAAGGGGTAGCTGAATCGCGGCCCCACCGGACGCACCTCGCCGAGGAAATCCCCGAACCGCCGACGCAGCTCCGCCGTGAACCCGGCATCGTCGCGGCGCAGGATCGCCGCCGACAGCGCCGCGCGCTCGGTCCAGACGATCGAGGAACGCGTCTCGGGACGAAGCGGGAGAATGGCGAACGGCCCCGCGGGCAGAAAGTGTTCGTGGGCGATGAACGCGTGCGAGCGTTCGTGTTCGACGGTGGTGACGATCGCCGTCTGAGGGTAGGCCCAGCGGGTGATGCGAATTCCGGCTTCGTCGCGCACGCGTGATCCGCGCCCGTCGGCGGCGACGGCGAGCGATGCGCGAACGCGTCTGCCATCGATCAATCGCACGTCGATCCGCGCCTCATTGCGATCGAGCGCAGCGATCCGCATCGGCGCCAGCAGGCGGATCAAGGGGTGCGCGCTGGCGCGCTCCAGCAGAGCCCGGCGCAGCAACCGGTTTTCCAGCATATAGCCGAATGGCTCGTCGCCGACGTCGCGATGATCGTAGTGGAGGAACAACCGGGACTCGCCGTCGGAGACGCGGATGTCAAGCATCGGCGCCGCCGTATCCACAAGCAGCTCCCACACGCCAAGCTTGGCCAGCAGGCGTTGCGAGGTCAAGGCAATCGCCGATGCTCGACCGTCGAAGGACGGATCGAGCGCCGTTGCCGGGTCCTCTGCCTCGACGACGGCCGTCGACAGGCCAGTATCAGCCAGCGCGCAGGCCAGCGCCAAGCCAACGAACCCACCGCCGGCGATCAGCACGTCGACCGCCAGCCGATTCTGCACCTGCGGAATTCCCGTCATTTTGTCCCTCACATTGTCGAAGGCGGGATGATTTCATGCCGCTGCCGCCGCTTATTGCAGCATCGGCACATTTTTTAATCTTTGCACATAATTTATGCACGTCGGGCGAGTCGCTCCCTCCCCGCGCCCGGCCGCAGGATTAATCCTAATTGTTTGGTGCGCAAGCGCTTTTTCGGAAATCTACACGGTGGCACGATTCATGATACCGATCTTCCTGCTTTCGGAACCTTCACCGAAGAGAGCGCATCGCGCGCGATCAGCGGTGGAAACCGGCAGGTCGGCCGTGGAGGTAGAATACGGCGGCGCTCAGAACCAAGGGATGACAAGCATGAAAATGATCATTGCGATTATCAAACCGTTCAAACTCGACGATGTCCGACAAGCATTGACGTCTCTTGGCGTCCAAGGAATGACCGTTACCGAAGTCAAAGGTTTCGGTCGGCAAAAAGGCCAGACGGAAATCTATAGAGGCGCAGAATACACGGTTCAATTCCTGCCAAAAGTCAAGGTTGAGGTCGTCGTTCCCGACGATCTGGCTGAGCGCGTCTCTGAGGCGATTCAGGCCTCGGCTCGCACGGAAAAGATTGGGGATGGAAAGATCTTCATTTGGGACGTTGAGCGCGCGATCCGCATCCGCACCGGCGATACTGACAGCGACGCCCTCTAGGAGAAACCAACGTCTCCGCGTCCACAACGGCCATGCCACGCTCCCCCCACCGACCGCTGCACTGCCCGCGCGGACGCCGTCGCGTCCAACGGGCATTGATGCGGTCACGCGGTTCCGGCGGTGATCTTGACCTGCCATGCTCAAGAGTCAGGCAGCACAATCGCATTTGGTGTTTTGTTGAGCAGACTCAACGCGACGCACAAATTCGCCTGATCGTCAGCTCTGATGTCGTTTCCCTCAGCAATTCAATTGCTTGGGGGATACAGCCAGGACTGGCACGAAGTTTGAGAAACGCACGGCGGTTTCACAGACCACGGATGCCGGTGGTGTCGACATCAGAAGAGGGACTGATGGGCGGCGACGTCGGGTGGCAGCCACGGAATTGGTCCCGTGCGGGCCGGAGAAACCATAACAACCGCGTTTAGGAGAGCCGAACAAATGCGTTTCCTGTTGAAACTTCTCGCTCCCGGCGGACTGGCCGTGCTCGTTCTCTTGGCCGTTACCGCAGGCGTATTCGCGCAAGACTCGACAACTGTCGTAGAGGAAGCGGTGACCGCCGTCGAACAGGCGACATCGCCGATCGATACCGGCGACACCGCCTGGATGATGACATCAACGGCGCTGGTCCTGATGATGACGGTCCCCGGTGTCGCCCTGTTTTATTGCGGCATGGTCCGCAAGAAGAACGTCCTCGACGTCGCGGTGCAGAGCTTTACCATTTGCTGCCTCGTGACCGTCCTGTGGATGATTGTCGGCTACAGCCTAACATTTACCGACGGAGGCGGGCTGCAAACCTACATCGGCGGCCTTGATCGATTGTTGTTAAAAGGAATGGGGCTCGATTCGGTGAACGCGCTGGCGGGCACGATCCCCGAGACCGTGTTCATGATGTTCCAGATGACCTTCGCCATCATCACCCCAGCCCTGATTACCGGTGCCTTCGCCGATCGCATGAAGTTTTCGGCGATGCTGTGGTTCATGGCCCTGTGGCTTTTGCTCGTCTACGTCCCGATCGCCCACTGGGTCTGGGGTGGCGGTTTCCTCGGCGGCGCCGGCGTCCTCGACTTCGCCGGCGGAACAGTGGTGCACATCAACGCCGGTATCGCCGGCCTCGTCGCCTGTCTCGTGCTCGGCAAGCGCAAAGGCTATGGCACCGAGAACATGGCGCCGCATAACCTCATCCTCAGTCTGATCGGTGCGTCCCTGCTGTGGGTCGGCTGGTTCGGTTTCAACGCCGGCTCGGCGGTGACGTCCGGCGATCGTGCGGGGATGGCGATGGCCGTCACTCAGATCGCCACCGGCACGGCCGCGTTGACCTGGATGTTCATCGAGTGGATCACGCATGGAAAGCCCAGTGTCCTCGGCATCATCTCCGGCGCCGTCGGTGGTCTGGTTGCGATCACACCGGCATCCGGTTTCGTTGACCCCATGGGCGCTCTGTTCATCGGCATCGGCGCTGGCGTCGCCTGTTACTGGGGCGCCGTCTGGCTTAAGCCGAAGATGGGCTACGACGACTCGCTCGACGTCTTCGGCGTCCACGGCATCGGCGGAATCATCGGCGCGATCCTCACCGGCGTCTTCGCCGTCGAGGGCATCGGCGGCACCCCAGGCCTGATTGAGGGTAATCCGGGTCAGGTCTGGACGCAGATCGAAGGCGTCCTGGTTACGGTCATCTATTGCGGCGTCGTCTCCTTCATCATCCTCAAGGTTCTTGATGTGATCATCGGCCTTCGGGTGACCCAGGAGGCCGAGGTCAGCGGACTTGACCTCAGCCTGCACGGCGAGACCGTCCAGTAGCCGATCGCTCGGGTCGGGGCGACTCGCTGAGTTCCCTCTCCCCTCGTTGACGATTTCAACGCTTGATTAGGCCGGAAGGTGTTCCTTCCGGCCTTTTTTTGCGCGCGGTGAAGGGCTCATTCACGCCAACGGGCAGACGCGACGTTTGTTTCGCGGCCCGGCCCAGGTGTACTTATCGGCAATAGGAGGCGCCCGGTCGGACTGCCCGGTCCGGCGATAACCAGTACGCGCAAATGCCCGGGTCGCGATCATCGAGGACATCCGCACCGCATCATGCCGAACCCCTTGCTTGGTCTGCTCACCGATTATCCGTTCGATCGCCTCCGCGACTTGCTGGACGGTATCCAACCACCCGCCGGTCTCCGGCCATACCTTCTCTCCGTGGGCGAACCGAGACACGCGCCGCCCGCTTTCGTCGCCGAGACGCTCGCGACGCAGGCGGACGGATGGGGCCGCTACCCGCCCCTCGATGGCACCGCCGACTTCCGATCCGCGGTCGCGCAGTGGTTGCGGCGCCGATACGCCCTGCCGGATGGCTTGATCGATCCGGATCGCCACGTGCTTCCGCTCGCCGGAACGCGCGAAGGCCTCTTCCAGGTCGCCCAGGTCATCGTCCGCCCATCGACGACGGGCGCGGCAGACCGGCCGCTGGTGCTGATGCCCAACCCCTTCTATCAAGTATACGTCGGAGCCGCGATCTTCGCTCACGCCGAGCCGGTCTTCCTTTCAGCCACCGAGGCCTCTGGTAATCAACCCGATCTCACTGCCATTGACCCCGCGACACTCCGCCGCACCGCGCTCGTCTACCTGTGCTCTCCCGCCAATCCGCAAGGATCCGTCCTCGATCGCACGGCCCTGATCGCCGCCGTCGAGCTCGCGAGGCGGTACGAGTTCGTTCTCGTCCTCGATGAATGCTATGCTGACATCTACGGTGAGATAACACCCGCGGGCGGGCTCGAGGCCTGTGCCGCCCTCGGGCAAGGGTGCCGGAACGTCCTGGTGTTTCACTCCCTGTCGAAACGATCGAGCGCGCCCGGCCTGCGCTCGGGATTCGTCGCCGGTGATCCGGAACTGATCACCGCGTTTCGCCGCCTGAGGGCCTTCGGCGGCGCGTCGGTCCCGCTGCCGGTGCTGGCGGCGTCTGCTGCGCTATGGCGTGACGACGAGCACGCGCGCGTCAATCGCGCCCTTTACCGTGAAAAATTCGCTCTCGCCGAGCGTCTTCTCAACGATCGATTCGGCCGCGTCAGTCCGATCGGTGGTTTTTTCCTCTGGCTGGCAGTGGACGACGGCGAACGCGCCGCTCGCAGGCTTTGGGGCGAAGGCGCCGTGCGGGTCCTACCAGGCTCATATCTGGCAAGGCCTTCGCCCGACGGGACCAACCCGGGCGCAAGTCGCATCCGGCTCGCCCTCGTCGATGATCTGGAAAGTACCGAAGATGCTTTAAGAAGACTTCTCAGCATCCTATAAATCAGCATCTTTTCGCGATCGAGCCGAGCGCCGTTATGATCCGTACGGGAACACTTGCAATTCTGCCGGCCGGAGCCAGCCTCTATCTGCGCAAGCGCGCGGTTGAGACGGCTGGGCTTGTCCTGTTCGGCATGGGCTTCGCGCTATTCTTTTCTCTCGTCAGCTACGATCCGAGCGATCCGTCGTTCAATAACGCGACGGGTGCCGACGCCGTCAACCTGATCGGCCAGCCCGGCGCCCTCGTCGCCGACGTCCTCCTCCATGGATTCGGTTGCGCCGCGCTCGTTCCGGTCCTGGGATTCTTCGGCTGGGGCTGGCGG is a genomic window of Rhodospirillales bacterium containing:
- the rpsD gene encoding 30S ribosomal protein S4, yielding MTKRIEAKYKINRRLGVNLWGRAKSPITAKEYGPGQHGQRRKKPTDYGLQLMAKQKLKGYYGNISEKQFHRYYEEAIRRRGDTSENLIGLLERRLDSVVYRLKFAMTPFAARQFINHGHIKVNGRRVTIPSYLVKEGDVVEVKEKSRDLAIVLEAMQSPERDVPDYLGVDTGKRQGAFLRTPKLGDVPYPVQMEPNLVIEFYSR
- the trxA gene encoding thioredoxin — its product is MIIDPSKPAASAAAPADAIKDGDTRSFTDDVIKASMTVPVVVDFWAPWCGPCKTLTPLIEKLVKQAGGKVRLVKIDIDRNQDLAAQLRIQSVPTVYAFVGGRPVDAFVGAQPESKVRAFIQQLTQSVDSPADDALQAAQDALAAGDNAAAVDWFAQALKGDPRHPKALAGMVRARLGLGDTKAARAVVKGLPSDLLKDPEIVSAIAAIELVETSRQSAGDVADLRRRVEAAPDDRQLRFDLGTALFARGLTEAAIDEFLELVRVDRTWNDEAARKQLLRIFDAIGLAHPFTVSARRRLSSVLFS
- a CDS encoding LON peptidase substrate-binding domain-containing protein, whose product is MTDVTSDDLLRLLPQTLPIFPLEGVLLLPHGQLPLHVFEPRYRNMIEVALGNERLVGMIQPRGSQPHPVPDHAEIFDVGCAGRIISFTETDDGRFLVTLKGICRFHVTRELPLHRGFRRVVPDFSAFQRDLEPAADNGGDRERLLAAAHAFLERKSISCDWKAAESASTHALVTSLAMSCPFEPGEKQALLESDDIEARCQLLISLFEMSMLADDTAPVPTRH
- a CDS encoding Trm112 family protein — encoded protein: MPVPTAHRRIDPRLLEILVCPMTKHPLRYDADRQELVSVAAGLAYPIRDGIPIMLVDEARAIGDGDDDASMQPPPHAEVEDDLSQQSGESR
- a CDS encoding DUF971 domain-containing protein: MSETYGSRHQPVEIRLKRDERVLELDFDDGRSFRLPAELLRVESPSAEVQGHRPSQKTIVAGRRNVGITAVEPVGTYAIRIRFDDAHDSGIYTWDWLYHLGENEQSLWQAYIDNLSARGLSRER
- a CDS encoding UbiH/UbiF/VisC/COQ6 family ubiquinone biosynthesis hydroxylase yields the protein MTGIPQVQNRLAVDVLIAGGGFVGLALACALADTGLSTAVVEAEDPATALDPSFDGRASAIALTSQRLLAKLGVWELLVDTAAPMLDIRVSDGESRLFLHYDHRDVGDEPFGYMLENRLLRRALLERASAHPLIRLLAPMRIAALDRNEARIDVRLIDGRRVRASLAVAADGRGSRVRDEAGIRITRWAYPQTAIVTTVEHERSHAFIAHEHFLPAGPFAILPLRPETRSSIVWTERAALSAAILRRDDAGFTAELRRRFGDFLGEVRPVGPRFSYPLSLQYAARATGQRLALVGDALHAMHPIAGQGLNMGFRDVAALADVLGEASAAGHDLGTQVVLARYERWRRFDNTLMLAATDGLNRLFSNDIAPIRLARDLGLAVVNRAPPLKRLFMRHAMGLVGELPTRMRA
- a CDS encoding P-II family nitrogen regulator encodes the protein MKMIIAIIKPFKLDDVRQALTSLGVQGMTVTEVKGFGRQKGQTEIYRGAEYTVQFLPKVKVEVVVPDDLAERVSEAIQASARTEKIGDGKIFIWDVERAIRIRTGDTDSDAL
- a CDS encoding ammonium transporter, producing MRFLLKLLAPGGLAVLVLLAVTAGVFAQDSTTVVEEAVTAVEQATSPIDTGDTAWMMTSTALVLMMTVPGVALFYCGMVRKKNVLDVAVQSFTICCLVTVLWMIVGYSLTFTDGGGLQTYIGGLDRLLLKGMGLDSVNALAGTIPETVFMMFQMTFAIITPALITGAFADRMKFSAMLWFMALWLLLVYVPIAHWVWGGGFLGGAGVLDFAGGTVVHINAGIAGLVACLVLGKRKGYGTENMAPHNLILSLIGASLLWVGWFGFNAGSAVTSGDRAGMAMAVTQIATGTAALTWMFIEWITHGKPSVLGIISGAVGGLVAITPASGFVDPMGALFIGIGAGVACYWGAVWLKPKMGYDDSLDVFGVHGIGGIIGAILTGVFAVEGIGGTPGLIEGNPGQVWTQIEGVLVTVIYCGVVSFIILKVLDVIIGLRVTQEAEVSGLDLSLHGETVQ
- a CDS encoding aminotransferase class I/II-fold pyridoxal phosphate-dependent enzyme codes for the protein MPNPLLGLLTDYPFDRLRDLLDGIQPPAGLRPYLLSVGEPRHAPPAFVAETLATQADGWGRYPPLDGTADFRSAVAQWLRRRYALPDGLIDPDRHVLPLAGTREGLFQVAQVIVRPSTTGAADRPLVLMPNPFYQVYVGAAIFAHAEPVFLSATEASGNQPDLTAIDPATLRRTALVYLCSPANPQGSVLDRTALIAAVELARRYEFVLVLDECYADIYGEITPAGGLEACAALGQGCRNVLVFHSLSKRSSAPGLRSGFVAGDPELITAFRRLRAFGGASVPLPVLAASAALWRDDEHARVNRALYREKFALAERLLNDRFGRVSPIGGFFLWLAVDDGERAARRLWGEGAVRVLPGSYLARPSPDGTNPGASRIRLALVDDLESTEDALRRLLSIL